TCTAACTTTTCGGGGGCACTTCATTTATCAAAACCTATCTCGACAAACCTATTTCTTCAAATCCTTAAGGATTTCATCAACGGCTCTTTCCAATTGAGGGTCTTTGTCAGCTACACGATCCGCAACCGTATTCTTAACAGCAATATCTGGAGCTACTCCTGTCAATTCCAGGTCCTGACCATCCAAAGTATAACATCCCCAAGATGGCAATCGATAGAATGACCCATCGACCAATCCCTTTCCAGAGGTAAATATAATCCATCGATAAGTCTCAGTACCTATAACTTTCCCAAGCTTCAAAGCCTTGAAACCTGCAGCTGTCATTTCAGCATCACTTAAAGACTGTTCGTTAATCAACAATACGATAGGCTTACCAGCTGGAGAAAAGCTACTTTGTGGAGAAAGCTTACCACCGCGATATTGCCACTGTAGATATGGTCGTTGCGATAAAAAGCGTAATACCTCGTCATGAACATTTCCACCCGTATTATATCTAAGATCTAAAATGACTGCTTCTTTATTGTTTTCTTGCTCAGCCATATCGATCAAAAAGGACTGTAGCTCATCACCGCCCATATTTTTCATATGCGAGTAGGCAATTCGGTTTTTGCTCAAATCATCAACTTTCTTTTTATTGCCCTTGATCCACTCATCATATAGTAATTCCTTGAATGATGAATTGCTCTGCGGCCTGATGTTGATGATCTGCTCCTTTCCTCCTCGATTCACGGTCAGTTGAATTTCTTTGGCTAGAGAGGGCCACGTCAAATAAGAATCACGGTCCTTGGACTTGTCAATCTTGTTTCCATTCACAGCAACCAATATATCTCCAACTTTCAAATCAACTTCCTTTTTAGATGCAGGTCCCTTGGCAACAATATGGGTAACCTTGTAGGGATCTTTATCATCATAAACTACTCCTAATTCATTGGTCACAAAATTAAATTGCTTGCGTTCATCTGTACCGAAAGTGCTGAAACCCATATGAGATGAGTTCAACTCCCCTAACATATCATTTAGAAGAATCCTTAAGTCCATCCTATTGTTGATTCCGTTGAGGTAGTTCGCATATTTCGTTTTCATACCTTCCCAATCAACACCATGGAAATTCTCGTCATAATAGTTTTCTTCAATATTGGCCCATGTTTCATAGAACATCTGTTTGAATTCTTTGTCCAGATCTCTATTGAACTTGAAATTAATATCAACCGCATCAAGTTTATTTTGATCCATGTTGTATTTCTGGATATTGCTACCAATTAAAGCAAAGTACTTCCCATCAACTTCCACTAGATCTTGAATACCACCATCAAATACCTTCTCGGTTTTACTGTTGGCAAAGGGCTCGAAAGTGATCCTGTAGGTCGCCCATTTACCCTCATGGTTAGATTGATAAAATAAGTAAGACTTCTCTCCTTTTGCAAACGTCTGCGGATTATATTGAGTACCAGCAGCAGGACTTACTTGTGTAATCCTATCCGATAGGCCTTGAACATCAATAGATACCAATACTTTCTTTTTATCATCCTTTTTATCATCTTTTGGTTTATCAGCATCTTTTTTATCCTTGCTGTTTTTGTCTTTCTTGTTTGCTGTACTATCCTTTTTTTCCCTGTCTTTGTCTTTATCTTTCTCGCTATCTTTGAATAATTCATCAAATTTCCCAATACGATAAGGCTCATCGTAATTCTCCATTGCTAAACGATATAAACTCGCATTTTCCATCCCTGTAGGATACGCAGGCTTTGTTCGATTACTTGAAAAATACACGTATTTCCCATCCTTCGACCATACAGGAGAAGCTTCAGTCACACCCGTATTCGTTAAATTGATGGCTTTTTTATCAGCGATATGATAAACGAAAATATCCTGTTCAAAATTTCGGATCGCAGTAAATAGAACGTACCTATCATCTGGGGAAAATGATGGCGAAGAGTTTTGGAAAGCCCAGATCTCATCCTTCACTATAGTCTCACTTTTTAGACTGTTTAAATCCAATAAACGAACCTCATCTCTTCCGCTGAGGTAAACCGCTTTGCTCCGGTCATTGTTAATGCTGATCTGCCTATTGTTTCTCTTGTCTTGTGTCAATTGCTTTACGTCACCCTTACCATCTGCCGAACGAGAGTACCAATTTAAATACCCTCCAACAGTTTGGTTAAACAACAATGTCTTATTATCCTTTAGCCATTTGACTTCTGTAATTCTTTCACCTTGACCTGGCATTTGTCGAATAAACTTCCCATCAATATCACTGACAAACAATTCTCCCCTTGATACAAAGGCCATTTTCTTCCCATCCGGAGAAACATCAAAATTGCTGATCGCACCTTTAACATCAAATTCCTTGGACTTGCCCAAGACTTGATTTCTACTCAATGAAATTGCTGGTTGCATGGTGTTTTTGCTAGCTACATCGTAAACAAATAACTGGTAGCCCTTTTCAAAAACAACTTTGGAACCATTCGCAGCAACTTGTGGATTACGAATCGACTCCTTGAATTGAGTCAATCCAACCTTGGTACCATTGCTTATACTGTATAGGTTATACTCATCATTGGCCTCATCAGAAGCAAAATAGATGGTACCTTTATTATCAACTGTAGGCCATAAATCTTTCCCTTCGTAGTTGGTATATTCTTTATAGGCTTTAGTTTTAGGATGATATCCTTTTATATCGGGGTTAAAAGCTCCTTTATATCTTTTCCTGTTCGCCGCAGTATAGCTTTCCCAAGTATCTGTGAACAACAATTCTCCAGTTGGTGTCTCAACCATTCCATGGATATAATTGAAGAAATGTGGAAAAATCCGCTCTGCAGTACCACCATCCTTACTTACACAGTAGCTGCTCAATCTGTTGGCCCTGCCAGAAGTAAAATATATCTGCTTACTGTCCCAACTCCAACTGTCAACCTCGTCTGTAGATTCATGGTGAGTAATCTGTTGAATATTTCCACCTGCCATAGGCATGACGTAAACATCCAAGTTCCCGTTTTGGTTCGACGAGAATGCCAACCATTGTCCATCTGGGGAAATCCTAGGCATCACCTCATTTCCTTCCATGGCGGTCAGACGAAAAGCAGGACCTCCACCAGAAGGAACTTTCCAAAGATCACCTTCAAAACTGAAAACTATCGTTTGAGCATCAGGGCTCAAGGTAGGGTGTGACAAAAATGTGGGCTGAACCTGGGCAGACAATGCTATAGCTCCTCCTACTAGAAGAGCTAAGGTTAATAGTAATTTGTTCATTTTAAGGTCAGTAATAAATTGTTAATAAACAAATGTACAATTCGAAATCAGAATCCATTATTACTCGACAAATATTTTACAACAAACAGCAAGCTGAATAGAACTCCCTGATTTAAATAACAACATTATTAGCGCATCATGTAACCCAAAGATTAATAAAGACTTATAAGTGTGTATTTTTTACACTAAAGAATACCTCAATTCGAAATAATTGTATTAATTTTGCAACAAATATTACACAATGACATCATTAGGTGAGGCAGGTGCGAATGTCTCTCAATCCATGAAAAGCAGAATACGCATTGCAGTAACTTTGTTTTACTTTGGCCAAGGTTTGGGTTTTGCGAGTTGGGCAAGTCGTATTCCTACTATTAAATCAGCATTAGAACTTTCTGAAGCTCAATTAGGGACTATCCTGTTAATGCTTCCGATTGGTCAATTATTAACAATGCCTCTTTCTGGAGCATTGGTGAATAAATATGGCAGCCATAAAGTGATGCCATGGGCAGCATTTCTATATGCCTTGGTGCTTCTGTTGATTGGGTTTTCAGGAAATGCATGGATGTTGGGCGCTTCATTATTCCTTTTTGGAGTTACCGGAAACATGTGTAATATCGCCGTAAATACGCAAGGGGTATTGGCAGAAGATCTTTATGGAAGATCTATTATGTCCTCTTTCCATGGAGCGTGGTCATTGGCAGGATTTACGGGTGCTTTGATAGGACTTCTATCCCTCAACTTCCAGATCAATACAATCCCCCATTTTATAGGTATTATCCTGATCATGGTCTTGAATATCCTGTTGAACAAACAGTATTTGGTTCCTGAAGAAGGCTCCAAGACAGAAAAAAAAGAAAAAACAAAGTTCAAACCAGACTCCCTTATTGTACAATTAGGTGTCATCGGATTCTTCAGCATGGCAACCGAAGGTGCTATGTTCGACTGGAGCGGTGTATATTTCAGCGATGTAGTAAAATCTCCTGAGAAACTCGTGATACTAGGTTATGCATCATTTATGATTATGATGGCGCTCGGAAGATTCCTAGGAGATGCATTCATTGGCAGATATGGCAGACAGCGAACTCTACAAATCAGTGGCGTACTGATGTTCGTGGGCATGCTTGCATCTGTTGTTTTCCCTAATCTATGGGTCTGTACATTCGCATTTATGTTGGTCGGATTAGGCGTAGCATGTAATGTCCCTACCGTGTACAGTGTTACAGGTAAACACAAAACAATCCCTGCCGGAGTTGCCCTCGCAATGGTTTCCAGTATTTCCTACCTCGGATTCTTGATGGGACCACCATTGATCGGTTATATTGCGGAGTTGTTCAGCTTAAGATACTCATTCGCTATTTTTTCACTGTTTGGTTTCCTAATGTTTATCATGGTCAGCAGACTGAAAATCTTCAACGAAAAATAATTACTACTTGCTTTGGTTGGTGTCCCCACCAACCATGGCGGCAAGCATCCTCCCCTACAACGCCTTTAACTTATTTAATTCTTTATTCGAAATCTTCAATATGGTCCCGTGTCTTATCCCTTCTGGAAATTGCAATTGATCAGATACATCTGTCCAATTCTTTAAATCCTTGGATTTAATGACCCCAAAATGATTATCCATATAACGATCAAAATAAACATACCATTCCCCATTATTCTTGATTACTGTAGGACCTTCCGCCCAATAATCACCTGTTATTTTTTCGCTAGCTTCGGAATATGGCCCTTCTAAATCATCAGCATAAGCTAACTTTAGATTTTTTTCTGCCGGTTCACGAGTTTCATCTTTGATGAGCATCATCCATTTTGAACCATTCTTTTGAATCGTAGCATCAATACAATTGAATCCAGGCTCATAAAGAAGCATGGTTTCGGTAAAATCCTTGAAGTCTTTGGTCAAGGTATAGTACATTCGGTGGTTATAGCCATTGTCTGCCTCAACTTGCGTTTCAGGGAACTCTCCCGTGATCGTAGTTGCCCAATAAATCATATATTGCTTGGTTGACGGATCATAGGTTATTTCAGGTGCCCAAGTATTTCTAGCATGAGGCTCGTGCTCCATAACTGGGATGTACTGCTGCTCCGACCAATTTATCAGATCTTTGGAAGTAGCATGGCCAATCCCCTTTTGAGTCCAGCTGACAGTCCAAACCATGTGATAGAGACCATCGCCACCCTTGATAATACAGGGATCGCGCATTAACTTGTCAGGGCTGAGTTCCGGAGTCAAAAAAGATTGATCTCCTTTTAAAGCGGACCATTTTAATCCGTCTTCACTATAGACAAGGTGAAGACCATCTTCGCCATTGCCCTTAAAGTAAGAAAAGATAAATGCTGAGTCTTGTTCTTGAGCTTTTGATGAAAATATAAAGCACAGACAGACACAGAGAGAAAAAATTTTATTGAACATGTTTAGGTTATGTTGATTTAACCAAATATAATTAATTTCAATACCCTAACAAAAATAAGCCCCGGTAGAATCCTACCGGGGCTTGCAAAATTATGATTACA
The Sphingobacterium daejeonense genome window above contains:
- a CDS encoding S41 family peptidase, whose amino-acid sequence is MNKLLLTLALLVGGAIALSAQVQPTFLSHPTLSPDAQTIVFSFEGDLWKVPSGGGPAFRLTAMEGNEVMPRISPDGQWLAFSSNQNGNLDVYVMPMAGGNIQQITHHESTDEVDSWSWDSKQIYFTSGRANRLSSYCVSKDGGTAERIFPHFFNYIHGMVETPTGELLFTDTWESYTAANRKRYKGAFNPDIKGYHPKTKAYKEYTNYEGKDLWPTVDNKGTIYFASDEANDEYNLYSISNGTKVGLTQFKESIRNPQVAANGSKVVFEKGYQLFVYDVASKNTMQPAISLSRNQVLGKSKEFDVKGAISNFDVSPDGKKMAFVSRGELFVSDIDGKFIRQMPGQGERITEVKWLKDNKTLLFNQTVGGYLNWYSRSADGKGDVKQLTQDKRNNRQISINNDRSKAVYLSGRDEVRLLDLNSLKSETIVKDEIWAFQNSSPSFSPDDRYVLFTAIRNFEQDIFVYHIADKKAINLTNTGVTEASPVWSKDGKYVYFSSNRTKPAYPTGMENASLYRLAMENYDEPYRIGKFDELFKDSEKDKDKDREKKDSTANKKDKNSKDKKDADKPKDDKKDDKKKVLVSIDVQGLSDRITQVSPAAGTQYNPQTFAKGEKSYLFYQSNHEGKWATYRITFEPFANSKTEKVFDGGIQDLVEVDGKYFALIGSNIQKYNMDQNKLDAVDINFKFNRDLDKEFKQMFYETWANIEENYYDENFHGVDWEGMKTKYANYLNGINNRMDLRILLNDMLGELNSSHMGFSTFGTDERKQFNFVTNELGVVYDDKDPYKVTHIVAKGPASKKEVDLKVGDILVAVNGNKIDKSKDRDSYLTWPSLAKEIQLTVNRGGKEQIINIRPQSNSSFKELLYDEWIKGNKKKVDDLSKNRIAYSHMKNMGGDELQSFLIDMAEQENNKEAVILDLRYNTGGNVHDEVLRFLSQRPYLQWQYRGGKLSPQSSFSPAGKPIVLLINEQSLSDAEMTAAGFKALKLGKVIGTETYRWIIFTSGKGLVDGSFYRLPSWGCYTLDGQDLELTGVAPDIAVKNTVADRVADKDPQLERAVDEILKDLKK
- a CDS encoding glycoside hydrolase family 43 protein, translating into MFNKIFSLCVCLCFIFSSKAQEQDSAFIFSYFKGNGEDGLHLVYSEDGLKWSALKGDQSFLTPELSPDKLMRDPCIIKGGDGLYHMVWTVSWTQKGIGHATSKDLINWSEQQYIPVMEHEPHARNTWAPEITYDPSTKQYMIYWATTITGEFPETQVEADNGYNHRMYYTLTKDFKDFTETMLLYEPGFNCIDATIQKNGSKWMMLIKDETREPAEKNLKLAYADDLEGPYSEASEKITGDYWAEGPTVIKNNGEWYVYFDRYMDNHFGVIKSKDLKNWTDVSDQLQFPEGIRHGTILKISNKELNKLKAL
- a CDS encoding MFS transporter; its protein translation is MTSLGEAGANVSQSMKSRIRIAVTLFYFGQGLGFASWASRIPTIKSALELSEAQLGTILLMLPIGQLLTMPLSGALVNKYGSHKVMPWAAFLYALVLLLIGFSGNAWMLGASLFLFGVTGNMCNIAVNTQGVLAEDLYGRSIMSSFHGAWSLAGFTGALIGLLSLNFQINTIPHFIGIILIMVLNILLNKQYLVPEEGSKTEKKEKTKFKPDSLIVQLGVIGFFSMATEGAMFDWSGVYFSDVVKSPEKLVILGYASFMIMMALGRFLGDAFIGRYGRQRTLQISGVLMFVGMLASVVFPNLWVCTFAFMLVGLGVACNVPTVYSVTGKHKTIPAGVALAMVSSISYLGFLMGPPLIGYIAELFSLRYSFAIFSLFGFLMFIMVSRLKIFNEK